From a region of the Bradysia coprophila strain Holo2 chromosome X unlocalized genomic scaffold, BU_Bcop_v1 contig_173, whole genome shotgun sequence genome:
- the LOC119068060 gene encoding 4-hydroxy-2-oxoglutarate aldolase, mitochondrial-like has translation MNKSKLNLSGIIVAIATPFQNNPQQSVNYDKLTENVAQWEKIPFAGYCIGGSYGEWPFLTNDEKIQILKTVKSLAHPSKFVMAGTTSESTKQSLDLSLAVAEAGADAILLQAPHYFRSRMTQNSIVEHFTTIADVIPIPVVIYNNPGTTGIDIGVDTIDILSNHPNIIGVKDGNAFKLGAIVEKTKNKEFQVLASSAGDLLPALLMGCCGGMSGLAGILGGPICEMFTLAQANEWRKAAEIEKRLVLPDFLLLKEYGPPALKAAMDMLGYYGGSCRKPLLPLDPEVISNIRQVLQTNGHL, from the exons ATGAATAAAAGCAAATTAAATCTGAGTGGCATAATTGTAGCAATTGCGACaccatttcaaaataatccgCAACAATCTGTTAATTACGATAAACTCACGGAAAATGTTGCTCAATGGGAGAAAATACCTTTCGCAG GATATTGTATTGGCGGATCTTACGGAGAATGGCCCTTCTTGACCaatgatgaaaaaattcagattCTGAAGACCGTCAAATCGTTGGCTCATCCTTCGAAATTTGTAATGGCTGGAACTACAAGCGAAT CTACAAAGCAAAGTCTCGATCTCAGCTTGGCTGTAGCTGAAGCTGGAGCTGATGCGATCCTGCTTCAAGCACCCCACTATTTTAGGTCGCGAATGACG CAAAACAGCATCGTGGAACATTTCACAACAATTGCCGATGTCATACCCATACCTGTGGTAATATATAATAACCCTGGTACTACTGGAATCGATATAGGGGTGGATACAATCGATATATTATCTAATCATCCGAACATTATTGGTGTTAAGGATGGAAAT GCGTTCAAGCTCGGTGCTATCGTCGAAAAAACCAAGAACAAGGAATTTCAGGTATTGGCTTCATCTGCCGGTGATCTTTTGCCAGCTTTGCTTATGG GTTGCTGTGGGGGAATGAGTGGTCTAGCAGGCATATTAGGAGGTCCTATATGTGAAATGTTTACCCTAGCTCAGGCCAATGAATGGCGTAAGGCGgcagaaatcgaaaaacgaCTCGTTTTACCAGATTTCTTG CTTCTGAAAGAGTACGGACCACCAGCTTTAAAAGCTGCTATGGATATGTTGGGATACTATGGAGGTTCGTGTCGCAAGCCCTTGCTTCCATTGGATCCCGAAGTGATATCGAATATTCGACAAGTTCTGCAGACGAACGGCCATCTGTAA